The window TTTCAAGCGAGTGTGCTTGATGTTCAAAAAGCGCCTAATGGTCAATCACTACACCGTGTCTTAGTTGAGACTGGAACTTTAAGTGTTAATATGCAAGTTGAAGCGATTGTAAATAGTAACAATCGTTTGGCAATAACTAGAAATCATACCGGAACACATTTGCTGCATAAAGCTTTAAAAGAAGTTTTGGGAACACATGCTAATCAAGCAGGTAGTTTAGTTGCACCGGATCGTTTAAGATTTGACTTTAGTCATTTCCAGGCTTTGACAAGTGAAGAGCTCGAGACGGTAGAAGCAATTGTAAATGATATGATTTGGCGTGCGTTGCCGGTATCAATTGAAACAATGTCAATTGATGATGCAAAAGAACGTGGGGCAATGGCTTTGTTCGGTGAGAAATATGGCGATGTTGTACGCGTTGTTTCAGCAGGTGATGAAAGTATTGAACTTTGTGGCGGAATTCATGTACAGAATACTGCCGAAATTGGTTTGTTCACGATTGTTTCAGAGACCGGTATTGGCTCAGGAATCAGACGTATTGAAGCCGTTACTTCTAGAGGTGCATATGAATTGCTTGGTAGTTATAAAACTACTGAAGCAGAAGTTCGTAAGGTTTTAAAACTGAAATCGCATACACCATTAGTTCAGCATGTTCAAGAAATACTGGCTGAGCAAAAGTTGATGCAACAGAAAATTGAGTCATTTGAAGCACAATTATTAAATCAAAAGCTTTCAAGTTTAGAAAATGAAGTCAGTTTGGTTAATGAAATTCCGGTATTAGCTTTACAGTTAACCGGTGTAGATGCAAACGGATTAAGACAGGCTGCTGATCAACTGAAGCAAAAACTTGATTCATATGTAATTGCTTTGTTTGCAGCAACTGAAGAAAAAGTAGTAATTATCACTGCTGTATCTAAAGATCTTAACGATCGCGGCATTCAAGCCGGCAGTATTGCTAAAACATTGGCAACTATTTGTGGTGGTAATGGCGGCGGGCGACCGGACTTTGCCCAAGCCGGCGGTAAGGATCCAAATAAAATTAACGATGCAATTAATGCATTGTATACATATCTTGAAGAATTGAAATAGGAGGGGTTAAACATGGGAATCGATCAAACAAGAAAATATGATGTTGGCAGTATCCAAAGTGAAATTGTCAAAGAAACACTTACACAAGTTTATGATGCACTTTTAGAAAAAGGGTACAATCCGGTCAATCAAATTATCGGTTACTTGCTTTCGGGTGATCCAGCATATATTCCACGCTATAAAGATTCACGAAATCTTATTCGTAAGCTGAATCGTGATGAAATTATCGAAGAATTATTGAAAAGTTATTTAGCAAAATAGAGAGTTGGAACACAAATGCGGGTTATCGGCCTGGATGTTGGCACTGTTACTGTTGGTATTGCGATGAGTGATCCTTTAGGTTTTAGTGCCCAGCCGCTTGAAACATTTCGGTTTCCAAGTGAGCAATATAAAACTGCGATTCAACATATTGCTACATTAGTAAAGAAACATGATGTTGAACGAATTGTTATTGGATTGCCCAAAAATATGAATGGCTCAATAGGTCCGTCCGGTGAGCGTTCAAAGGCTTTTAAAGAAGCTCTGGCAAAAGTTGTTGATGTTCCGCTGGTCCTTTGGGATGAGCGATTGACAACGGTTCAAGCAGAACGAATTCTGCTTGAAGCCGATACTTCACGCAAAAAAAGAAAAAAAGTTATCGACACAATGGCAGCTACGCTGATTCTTGATAACTATTTACAATCTATATAGGAGGCTGTATTTATGGATACACAAAATATTACAATTGTTGATGAAAATGGAAATGAAACCTTATGTGAGATTTTATTTACTTTCGAGTCAGAAGAATTAAAAAAAAGCTATGTAATTTATTACCCGGTAGGATCAGAAGATGAAGATGGCAATGTTGAAATTTTCGCTTCTAGTTATGACCCTAATGCCGGTAATGAAGGCAGTCTGGATGCTATTGAGACTGATGCTGAATGGGATATGATTGAAGAAATGATTGCTGCATTCGACAATGATGAAGAACAATAATAATTGCAATCGTAAGTAGTCAAAGGAGTGCCTATGAGTAGACGAAGAAATCAAAAGAAACAAACAAATAAAAAAAGTAAAACCGGGAAAATCGTTTTGATTATTGTTCTGGTTATCACCTTGATTGGAGCAGGAGCAGGCGGTTATGCTTGGTACCTATTTCAACCAGTATCTAGTGATGAAACGACAGTTTCATTTACTATTGCCGAAGGTGACGATGTTGCAGCTGAGTTAGTAGAGGCGGGATTAATCCGTTCTGATTTAGCGTTTAAATTTGCGACCCGTTTTGGCGGTGCCGGAGATAACTTCAAGGCTGGTAATTATGATTTATCACCAAGTATGTCAGTTTATGACATGATTAATAAATTTGTAAATGGTGAGTTTTCAGAACAGATGCGTTTTACAATATTTGAAGGTAATGACTTAAGCCAGATTGCTGTATCAATCAGCCAGGTTTTAGATGCTACCCCGGAAGAAATATTAAAGCAAATTGATGATATTGATTTCATTAAAAGCATTCAGGGTGACTATTGGTTTTTAACTGATGCTATCTACAACGAAGAGATAAAGCACCCTTTAGAAGGGTACTTGTATCCAGATACTTATTTTGTTGACAAAACAAGTACAGTTCAAACGATTGTTCAACAAGGCCTAGATAATATGTTAACCCAGTTAGAACCATTAAAAGCTGATATGCAAAGTTCATCACATTCAATTAATGAATTGATGACAATGGCTTCTATCGTTGAAAAAGAAACAATTTTAGATAAAGACCGGCCAAAAGTTGCTGGTGTATTCTACAACCGTATCGAAGCTGGAATGTCACTAGGAAGTGATGTAACTGTCGGTTATTCATTAGGTAAACATGATATTAATTATACAACAGAGGAATTACAGAATGATTCACCATATAACACTTATGTAGTTATCGGATTGCCTCCCGGGCCTATTGCCAGTCCGGCAATAAGCGCAATTAAGGGAGCTTTATATCCTGAAGATAATGATTACTATTATTTTATTGGTGATATTTGTACTGATAATACAGTTTATTATGCTACAACACAAGCAGAGCATGATGCGAACGTTGATAAGTATCTTGGCTGCTATCGCAACCAGGATTAATATAAACACCGATAAACCCTTCTTTCTTCGCGAAAGCAAGGGTTTGTCTGCGGTAAAGCCGAATTTTGTGAATTTTAAGCCAATAGGAGGATGATTATGGATTTTCCGGATATTGTTAATTATGCAAAGATACATGATGTACCGATTATTGAAGCCGATTCTTGGTCAACAATTAAACAAATAATTGATAAGCAGCAGCCAAAAACAATTTTAGAAATAGGCAGCGCAATAGGTTATTCGGCATTATTATTTGCTAAATATTCTGATGCGGAAGTCTATACTATTGAAAAAGATGAGCATAGAGCAGAGGTTGCTGCCAGAAATATTTCCAGCAGCGAGTATGCTGACCGGATTCATTTTTATCATGATAATGCCTTTACTTGGAAATATCCCGGTGCAGTGGTTGATCTTTTGTTTATAGATGCTGCTAAGGCGCAAAATAAGGCGTTTTTTGAGCGTTTTGAGCCGTTTGTTCGTCCTGGTGGCATAATTCTTACTGATAACATGAATATTCGCGGTCACATAGAATTAGAGCTTTCAGAAATAAAAAGTCGTAATTTAAAACGCATTGTTCGCCGAACTAAAGAATATCGCCAATGGCTTGAACAATTACCAGGATATGACACAATAATACTAGCTGCTGGTGACGGGTTGGCCCTCACTGTTAAAAAGGAGAAATTATGAAGACTACAGAACTCGTTTTGAGTCCACCAAGTTTAACAAATATAAATATATACTTTGATGCCGGTGCTGATGCGGTAATAATCGGCGAGCAGCAATTTGGTTTGCGGCTACCTATTTACGTAGAAAATTATGCCGAAATACAAGCTCTAATCAAGCAAGCCCATGCAGCACAAAAGAAATGTTATGTTGCAATTAATAGCATTATCCATAATCATCAGTTAGATGATTTAAAAGCATATATTCAAGTTTTAATGGAAGTAAAACCGGATGCAATTATTTTTGGTGATCCGGCTGTTTATATGACTTGTAATGAATTAGCAAGCGATATCCCGTTGTTTTGGTCGACCGAAACAACTGCTACTAACTGGTTTAGTGCTAAGATGTGGTTCGAACGTGGTATTCAGCGAGTCATTTTGGCCAAAGAATTAACTTTAGATGCTATTGCCGAGATGAAAGATCATGTTGATGGTGAAATTGAAATTCAGGGATATGGAGCGTTATGTATGTTCCAATCACGACGAACTTTGTTGCAAAATTATTATAATCATGACGGGCAAGAAGAGCAGTTAGCTGCCCCGGATGATAAGCTATCATTATATGATGCTGAGCGCAGCAATTATTATCCAATTTATGAAGATGCAAATGGGACTCATATAATGAGTGCTAAAGATATTTGCGTTATTGATGAATTAATTGGATTGCAGTCTATTGATAGTATTCAATTAAACGGATTGTTGAAAACTGAAGCACAGATGGTTGCAGTTGTTGAGGCTTTTAATGAGGCAAGACAATTATTGGCAACTGATATTGATAGTTATAAGAAAATGCGTAAAGACTTGTTTGCACGAGTTTTGGCGCTGCAAACTGATTATCGAACACTTGACAAAGGCTTTTTATATAAGCCGACAATTTACTAGTGAGGAGCGAGGATATGCGACGTGTTGTATCAGAAATAATTGATGGCAAAAGAATTATTACTAAAAAACCGGAATTACTGGCACCGGCCGGCAATTTGGAGAAACTCAAAATTGCCGTTATGTATGGGGCAGATGCAGTATTCATTGGCGGTCAGAAATTTGGTTTGCGTGCTAATGCCGACAATTTCTCAATTGATGAAATTGCCGAAGGTGTTCGTTTTGCCAATGAGTATAATGCCAAAATTTATGTCACTACTAATATTTTTGCTCATAATAGTGATATGCATGATCTAGCACCTTATTTAAAGGACTTAGAAGATGCCGGGGTAACTGGAATAATTGTTGCTGATCCATATATTATTGAGACATGCAAGGTTGCTGCACCAAAATTAGAATTGCATTTGAGTACACAGCAGTCATTAACCAACTGGAAAGCCGCTGAGTTTTGGAAGGAACAAGGGATGGATCGTCTGGTTCTTGCCCGCGAAATGACCAAGGAAGAAATCCAGCAAGTTTTGGATCATGTTGATGTTGAGATTGAAACCTTTATTCATGGTGCAATGTGTATTGCGTATTCTGGTCGTTGTACCTTAAGTAATCATATGACCAGCCGCGATTCGAATCGTGGTGGTTGTTGTCAAAGTTGTCGCTGGGAGTATGATTTAGTACAAGAAACCGACAGTGGTGATTTAAATAAACTAAATACTGATAAAAATCAATATACAATGAGTCCTATGGATTTAAATTTATTGACATCTGTTCCGCAAATGATTGAGATGGGTATTGATAGTTTAAAAATTGAAGGACGTATGAAGTCGATTCATTATGTCGCTACGGTTGTCAGTGTTTACCGAAAAGTGATTGATGCTTATTGTGCTGATCCGGATAATTTTGAGTTATCTGATGACTATATTGAAGAATTGAAAAAATGTGCTAACCGTGAAACCGCGCCTTCTTTTTTTGAAGGGGTTCCAACTCATCAAGAACAGCTGTTTAACCATCGTGATGAACACCCAACTAAGGAGTTTATCGGTATTGTACTTGAATACGATGAAACAAAGCAAATGCTGAAGCTTGAACAACGTAATTATTTCAAACCAGGTGATACTATTGAGTTCTTTGGTCCGCATATGGATAACCTGAACTTTGTAGTTGGAGATATTTTTAATGAGGATATGGAGGCGGTTGATGCCGCAAGACATCCACAAGAAATTATTTACATGCCATTGCCATTTAAAGTATTACCGCAAATGATGATGCGGAAAGTGAAATAAGCGAGGAGTATATTGTATGAATAAGCCACTGATTATTGGAATTGCCGGCGGGAGCGCGAGCGGAAAGACAACTGTTGC of the Culicoidibacter larvae genome contains:
- the mltG gene encoding endolytic transglycosylase MltG: MSRRRNQKKQTNKKSKTGKIVLIIVLVITLIGAGAGGYAWYLFQPVSSDETTVSFTIAEGDDVAAELVEAGLIRSDLAFKFATRFGGAGDNFKAGNYDLSPSMSVYDMINKFVNGEFSEQMRFTIFEGNDLSQIAVSISQVLDATPEEILKQIDDIDFIKSIQGDYWFLTDAIYNEEIKHPLEGYLYPDTYFVDKTSTVQTIVQQGLDNMLTQLEPLKADMQSSSHSINELMTMASIVEKETILDKDRPKVAGVFYNRIEAGMSLGSDVTVGYSLGKHDINYTTEELQNDSPYNTYVVIGLPPGPIASPAISAIKGALYPEDNDYYYFIGDICTDNTVYYATTQAEHDANVDKYLGCYRNQD
- a CDS encoding DUF1292 domain-containing protein; this encodes MDTQNITIVDENGNETLCEILFTFESEELKKSYVIYYPVGSEDEDGNVEIFASSYDPNAGNEGSLDAIETDAEWDMIEEMIAAFDNDEEQ
- a CDS encoding O-methyltransferase, which encodes MDFPDIVNYAKIHDVPIIEADSWSTIKQIIDKQQPKTILEIGSAIGYSALLFAKYSDAEVYTIEKDEHRAEVAARNISSSEYADRIHFYHDNAFTWKYPGAVVDLLFIDAAKAQNKAFFERFEPFVRPGGIILTDNMNIRGHIELELSEIKSRNLKRIVRRTKEYRQWLEQLPGYDTIILAAGDGLALTVKKEKL
- a CDS encoding peptidase U32 family protein, which encodes MRRVVSEIIDGKRIITKKPELLAPAGNLEKLKIAVMYGADAVFIGGQKFGLRANADNFSIDEIAEGVRFANEYNAKIYVTTNIFAHNSDMHDLAPYLKDLEDAGVTGIIVADPYIIETCKVAAPKLELHLSTQQSLTNWKAAEFWKEQGMDRLVLAREMTKEEIQQVLDHVDVEIETFIHGAMCIAYSGRCTLSNHMTSRDSNRGGCCQSCRWEYDLVQETDSGDLNKLNTDKNQYTMSPMDLNLLTSVPQMIEMGIDSLKIEGRMKSIHYVATVVSVYRKVIDAYCADPDNFELSDDYIEELKKCANRETAPSFFEGVPTHQEQLFNHRDEHPTKEFIGIVLEYDETKQMLKLEQRNYFKPGDTIEFFGPHMDNLNFVVGDIFNEDMEAVDAARHPQEIIYMPLPFKVLPQMMMRKVK
- a CDS encoding peptidase U32 family protein → MKTTELVLSPPSLTNINIYFDAGADAVIIGEQQFGLRLPIYVENYAEIQALIKQAHAAQKKCYVAINSIIHNHQLDDLKAYIQVLMEVKPDAIIFGDPAVYMTCNELASDIPLFWSTETTATNWFSAKMWFERGIQRVILAKELTLDAIAEMKDHVDGEIEIQGYGALCMFQSRRTLLQNYYNHDGQEEQLAAPDDKLSLYDAERSNYYPIYEDANGTHIMSAKDICVIDELIGLQSIDSIQLNGLLKTEAQMVAVVEAFNEARQLLATDIDSYKKMRKDLFARVLALQTDYRTLDKGFLYKPTIY
- a CDS encoding IreB family regulatory phosphoprotein; amino-acid sequence: MGIDQTRKYDVGSIQSEIVKETLTQVYDALLEKGYNPVNQIIGYLLSGDPAYIPRYKDSRNLIRKLNRDEIIEELLKSYLAK
- the ruvX gene encoding Holliday junction resolvase RuvX, encoding MRVIGLDVGTVTVGIAMSDPLGFSAQPLETFRFPSEQYKTAIQHIATLVKKHDVERIVIGLPKNMNGSIGPSGERSKAFKEALAKVVDVPLVLWDERLTTVQAERILLEADTSRKKRKKVIDTMAATLILDNYLQSI